The following are from one region of the Anomaloglossus baeobatrachus isolate aAnoBae1 chromosome 1, aAnoBae1.hap1, whole genome shotgun sequence genome:
- the LOC142247902 gene encoding zona pellucida sperm-binding protein 3-like, with translation MDPLDNRMLVDPGSLTLGNCFASSMTALRGFLVFEYSLYDCRISRMVSVNTVKFFTDLVYKPGAGAYVFPQPFQQQINCISDISMNPTPIESAVVVQASGAAEFTISSQLMNVSQGYILITMTIQAASAYTDDFSAQTELKDFFLGAAIFLAISVASANHMPLQIFVDECTVAPTRDLSIPGERYILINNHGCFVDGKVASSRFVEPLQLDTVKLTFPALKFLSNSDEIYLHFKLVVWDPRAVIGLKMCSYLSDTNSWQLLGSPQGDLCRCCDSTCRLYSRRRREASKGDSGIIHTMVLGPFKIHSPVVNGSLNPSNESRALETVSAFPIPPAAGALFLELAVLLLLSVGVALHSRTSRRDRELEKRALITNEK, from the exons ATGGACCCCCTAGACAACAGAATGTTGGTGGACCCTGGAAGCTTGACCTTGGGGAACTGTTTTGCCTCCAGTATGACTGCACTCCGTGGATTTTTGGTGTTTGAGTACAGCCTTTATGATTGCAGGATCTCCAGAATG GTCTCCGTTAATACGGTGAAATTCTTCACAGATTTGGTTTATAAGCCCGGAGCTGGAGCGTATGTGTTCCCTCAGCCTTTTCAACAGCAAATAAACTGCATATCAGACAT ATCAATGAATCCTACACCTATTGAATCTGCAGTGGTGGTTCAAGCTTCAGGAGCAGCGGAATTCACTATCTCATCCCAACTCATGAATG TATCACAAGGGTATATACTCATAACCATGACCATTCAGGCAGCTTCTGCTTACACAG ATGACTTTTCAGCTCAAACAGAATTAAAAGATTTCTTTCTTGGTGCTGCAATATTTTTGGCTATATCTGTAGCCTCAGCCAATCATATGCCTTTACAGATCTTTGTGGATGAATGTACTGTGGCCCCAACAAGAGACCTCAGTATTCCAGGGGAGCGCTACATCTTGATCAACAACCATGG ATGTTTTGTAGATGGTAAAGTTGCTTCCTCAAGGTTTGTGGAGCCTCTTCAGCTGGATACTGTGAAGCTGACTTTCCCAGCTCTAAAATTCTTAAGCAACAGTGATGAG atCTACCTTCACTTTAAATTGGTGGTCTGGGATCCAAGAGCTGTAATTGGATTAAAGATGTGCTCTTACTTGAGTGACACGAACAG TTGGCAGCTTCTGGGGAGCCCACAAGGTGATCTGTGCAGGTGCTGCGACTCCACGTGTAGGCTGTACTCCAGAAGGAGGAGAGAAGCCA GTAAGGGTGACTCTGGTATAATCCATACAATGGTTTTAGGACCCTTCAAAATACATAGTCCAGTTGTTAATGGGAGTTTAAACCCTAGCAATGAATCAAGGGCACTGGAAACTGTGTCGG CCTTCCCAATCCCACCTGCTGCTGGGGCACTCTTCCTTGAGCTGGCCGTCCTCCTACTGTTATCTGTGGGTGTTGCATTGCACAGTCGGACATCCAGAAGAGACAGAGAACTGGAGAAGCGCGCGCTTATTACTAATGAAAAATGA
- the MTFP1 gene encoding mitochondrial fission process protein 1, with protein MAQHGAAAEPDLYRDTWVRYLGYANEVGESFRALVPKSLVWATYGVATAYVTADAADKGQKAAQVNLNCPGRTADITIAVVDTFVWQALASVAIPGFTINRICATSLYLMGRVTRWPLPVRKWATTAIGLSAIPFIITPIDRSVDYLLDSSLRKLYNTQDKPSESRPT; from the exons ATGGCTCAGCACGGTGCGGCGGCGGAGCCCGACCTCTACAGGGACACGTGGGTCCGCTACTTGG GTTATGCCAATGAAGTTGGTGAGTCATTCCGTGCCCTAGTACCAAAATCTCTTGTTTGGGCAACCTATGGTGTAGCCACAGCTTATGTAACTGCAGATGCCGCTGATAAAGGACAAAAAGCTGCACAG GTCAACCTAAACTGTCCAGGTCGTACAGCAGATATCACAATCGCAGTGGTAGATACCTTTGTTTGGCAAGCCCTTGCATCCGTGGCCATACCTGGGTTTACCATCAATCGAATATGTGCCACTTCCCTTTATTTGATGGGCCGTGTCACCCGTTGGCCTCTCCCAGTACGGAAGTGGGCTACTACGGCAATAGGACTCTCGGCTATTCCATTTATTATAACGCCAATTGACAG ATCAGTGGACTACTTGCTGGACTCAAGCCTTCGCAAACTCTACAATACACAGGACAAGCCAAGTGAATCTCGGCCTACTTAA